One genomic window of Arachis stenosperma cultivar V10309 chromosome 10, arast.V10309.gnm1.PFL2, whole genome shotgun sequence includes the following:
- the LOC130957858 gene encoding probable protein phosphatase 2C 55 has protein sequence MVGESSILVAKDSVRKVFIERNGSVTSSSKGKTCQEHAIGVADGVGGWGDSGVHAGFYSRELMSHSVDAIQKEPKGSIDPARVLEKAHSITKAMGSSTACIIALTDQGLNAINLGDSGFMVIRDGCTLNGYVLCQEYATGDFAQI, from the exons ATGGTGGGTGAATCTTCCATCTTAGTCGCCAAAGACAGTGTTAGAAAGGTATTTATAGAGAGAAATGGAAGTGTAACATCTTCCTCAAAAGGGAAGACATGTCAG GAACATGCAATTGGTGTGGCTGATGGTGTTGGTGGTTGGGGAGATAGTGGTGTTCATGCTGGATTTTACTCTCGTGAACTCATGTCCCATTCGGTAGATGCTATTCAGAAGGAGCCTAAAGGTTCAATTGACCCTGCTAGGGTGCTGGAGAAAGCACACTCAATTACAAAAGCTATGGGTTCCTCTACAGCATGCATCATCGCACTTACTGACCAG GGTCTTAATGCTATTAATTTGGGAGATAGCGGGTTTATGGTGATCCGTGATGGGTGCACT TTAAATGGATATGTACTATGCCAAGAATATGCCACTGGAGATTTTGCCCAG ATATAA
- the LOC130957857 gene encoding isoliquiritigenin 2'-O-methyltransferase-like, which produces MSSSNNNSQKKVYHDAFTKAASFAFAQVFPAILNAAIDMNLFDIISKAESSLGMSASEIASKIPKQHSEMGSRLERMLPSLVARSLLTCSIRTINEDGDTERVYAVSPVGQYYTSTHHDEQGCSWIALSTLFYRGYRHVWKDTKDAILDANNHNHFQRMYGKMAFEYMETDTELGNLFGKAMSQAGPLGVKSILDAYKGGFEGVSTLVDVGGGYGQVLKQILLQYPSIKGINFDLPHVVKNAPPRPGIEHIGGDMFESVPKGDAILIKHVCHNWGDEECVKFLRKCYEALPADGKVIVLETLVPEIPKSTSKDICAVDMDKGMFLVHGGKERTEKQYEKLCKRSGFSRFKVACNDSSAMDAVMEFYK; this is translated from the exons ATGAGCTCCAGCAATAATAATTCCCAGAAGAAGGTTTACCATGATGCTTTCACCAAAGCTGCTTCATTCGCATTTGCTCAGGTGTTTCCTGCAATCTTGAACGCTGCTATTGATATGAACTTGTTTGATATCATATCAAAGGCAGAGAGTTCGTTAGGCATGTCAGCTTCTGAGATTGCATCTAAGATTCCAAAGCAACACAGCGAAATGGGTAGCAGACTTGAACGCATGCTGCCATCATTGGTGGCTCGTTCTCTTCTGACTTGCTCCATTCGCACCATTAATGAAGACGGTGACACTGAAAGAGTTTATGCAGTTTCTCCTGTTGGACAATACTATACAAGTACTCATCATGATGAACAAGGATGCTCTTGGATTGCATTGTCAACTTTATTCTATCGAGGATATCGTCATGTTT GGAAAGATACGAAAGATGCAATATTGGATGCTAACAATCACAACCACTTCCAAAGAATGTATGGAAAGATGGCATTTGAATATATGGAAACAGACACAGAGTTAGGTAACCTTTTCGGAAAAGCAATGTCTCAAGCAGGGCCTTTAGGAGTGAAATCAATCCTTGATGCATATAAAGGAGGCTTTGAGGGAGTATCAACGTTAGTTGATGTAGGAGGTGGATATGGACAAGTCCTCAAACAAATTCTCTTGCAGTATCCATCAATTAAaggaattaattttgatttgcCTCATGTTGTGAAAAACGCACCCCCTCGTCCAG GCATAGAGCATATCGGGGGAGACATGTTTGAAAGTGTTCCAAAAGGTGATGCCATTTTGATCAAG CATGTATGTCATAACTGGGGAGATGAAGAATGTGTCAAGTTTTTGAGAAAGTGCTACGAAGCTTTGCCAGCAGATGGGAAGGTTATAGTTTTGGAGACTTTAGTGCCAGAAATTCCCAAGTCAACATCAAAGGATATTTGTGCTGTGGACATGGATAAAGGTATGTTTCTAGTTCATGGTGGAAAGGAAAGAACCGAGAAACAATATGAGAAATTATGCAAGAGGTCGGGATTTTCCAGATTTAAGGTTGCTTGCAATGATTCAAGTGCCATGGATGCAGTGATGGagttttacaaataa